A window of Podarcis muralis chromosome 10, rPodMur119.hap1.1, whole genome shotgun sequence genomic DNA:
GCTCAGACAGAGATCTGCAGGACTGTGATGCGTGCATTTAAAAGATGGAGAGTACAACTAAAACATGGAAATTTCTCTCAGAGGACTTGCCAGTTCTAGTTAGCACATCTGTTAAACTAAGTGTGGTATCTAAATGATCCACTCTGAGTTCATTTATTTGAATGAGTCTAGCCCAACACCACCAAAAGGATTGGCAAAATGCTGGCAACTCTAATTACAGTACTGGGTTTCAGAGAGCTGCAAATCCCAGCAAAAAaaacttgctgggtgaccttgggctagtaacgtttctcagcctaatctacctcacagggttgctgcaaaGATaaaccaccttcagctccttggaggaaaagtgggatgtaaATGTGTGACAGCCCCTACACTTTAgaacttcctgcctattgacatcaggcaagtgCCTTAGCTGTATGCTTTTTGGCATGTGCCTAAAATGTTTGTGTTTAGGCAATTCTATACAGACATATAGAACTTACtgtcaaatgaataaataaaacacatgtaaCACTTGCTGTGTGAGCATTTTGAGCTTTCTCCGTTACTAAAACATTTGAGCAAAATATGTTGAATGGCCCAAAGGTTACAGAGTGGCATCAGCACATAAAGGAGATTATACAATGAAAACTTGTTTGGCACACCAAAATTCCAGGTTGAGTCAAAATGCAGCATTTAGCACACTGGTTACCAGGGATCACATAGAATGCTGGCGTTACTACGTACAGGTTAAGTGCAATTCTGCCACCCAGTGGAAAGCTGAGATTCCgtaacattttaaaatagttaTCAGTTTCTTTTCAGATTTTTGTGAGCAACAGCAGGGTATCATTGTTGCACAGAGGTCAGAGCCACAGATTCTTTGATCAAAGAAAaccctgtttttgttttgcagaatTTTCGTGGGGACGAATATATACCATTGCCCTGCCCCCTCATCTGTTTAGCTTAAATGGTGGCTTTCTGACCATAGGAGATCATTTCTGCTGTGAAATAAGTAGCAGTATGCTGTTTCTGTCCCACTACTCCACTGGTTATACATCTTATAATGAATGTTTGCATTTATTCATCTTTCCTGTTGAGATTCTCTGTGCTGTGcatgtttccaggaactggtaaaatgctcctgtttccattttgttTAATACATGAACCAAAAGTGCCCAATTATGGCTCATGTCACAAAGGAATGTGGAATGCCTCACCCTACGTATGATTGGCTGCCCTCTGTACCACTGTTTTTTCATTAACTAGATTCTCAGAATTAAATCAATTTTGAAATTTGGCTtcctcccaagtaagcatgcataagattCCATTTTACTTTTTCAGAAAATTTGTTGGTATTCCTGCTGATTCAGTTGGTTATTTTAGCTATTGCTCTGTAGTTGGATTAATGCTTTTATTGTTGTTTGCCATTTGTATTCCTTTTGATATCTCTAGTTGTGCAAGATGTCTTCAGTGTGTCCAAGAAAGgcagaatgttttggtttttcccCTAGGCAATAAGGCTATAGTCTGGAAACTACTTaccttgggagtaagcctcactaaaTTCAGTACTTCTGATTAGGATTATAAAGCAATTAAAGAGCAGTCGCTGCTGCTATTTCTGCCCTTCTTGTTATGCTAATTTAACTCCTAAAGAAAGACAATTCCTTTCCATGCTTGATCTTGACTGAAACCGATTCAGTAACATTTAATTGCTCAGATATTCTAGTCCAGCAGTTCCTCCCTGGACCTTTCCtttgaaaaaattaaaacataGTTTCTTATTTCCCACGCCACTTTATTCAGTAATATACCCCCGATTGTGCGTTTAATAATTTAGGTCGGAGCAAGGGATCTCCAAGCACACTTCATTGCTTAAACCCGCTTGTTTTTTGGGATTGCTGAGCATTAAGGAAACTTCGTGGAGGGGGGAGAGCAAGTTCTGCTTCAATGTCCAGAACAGGCAAAGAAGGCAattctaaaaaaaaacaacctgtgtgtgtttttattattatttaaaatttattattattccttattcGACGAAATAAGCAAGGAGCCTGGTCAATAACTAATGCCACAAAGACGTCCGCCAAAGCTCCCCTCTAAGCGGCCCCATGAGGGCAGAAGGCAGAACGCTTCgaccccgccccctcctcccagCATGCTCTGCGCCATGTGCGCGCGCACCGCCTTCCGTTAACTAAGATGGCGGCGCCCGCGCTACGAGCCGGCCGCCGTTGGCTTTTCGGCCTGAGGGCCGCTTCGCCCCGGCTCCAGGCACCTGGGGGACGGCGGCAGTCCCACGACCAGCGGCCGCGGGCTCCGGCCAAGGGTCTCTTAGCGGCTCAGCTCGAGCGGGGCCTGTTCCAGGAGATTTTCCCGCCCCAAGCCGCCGAGGAGCAGCTCCCCGGGTTGTTGGAGGCGGGCCGCCTTCCCGTCACGGCCTACTGCGGCTTCGACCCGACGGCCGACTCGCTGCACGTCGGGCACCTGCTGGCGGTGCAGGGCCTGCTTCACTTCCAGCGCGCGGGCCACAACGTGGTAGCCTTAGTGGGCGGCGCCACGGCGCGCCTGGGAGACCCCAGCGGCCGCGCGGAGGAGCGCGAGGTCCTCCCGGAGGAGCGCGCGCGGGAGAACGCGGCCTCCCTCCGCCGGGGGCTCCAGAGGCTCTTCGACAACCACCGCGAGCTCTTCTGGAGCGGGGAAGGGACTCGCCTGGGCCGCGCCGCCGTGCTGGACAACGCCAGCTGGCTGGAGCGCGAGCCCGTGGTGGGGTTCCTGTGCGCCGTCGGGGGCCACCTGCGCATGGGGACGCTGCTGAGCAGGCAGAGCTGCAAGGCCCGCCTGAGCAGCCCCGCCGGCATGGGGCTGGCCGAGTTCCTGTACCCGGCGCTGCAGGCCTACGACTTCCTGCACCTGCACCGACACCACGGCTGCCGCATCCAGCTGGGAGGAGCGGACCAGATGGGCAATATCATGTCCGGACACGACCTCGTCTCCAAGTACGAgataaggggtggggggggggaggcctgcaTTTGGAGTGCGCTCACCCCACGCTCAAGGTGGGGTAGCTGGGTGGAGGAGAGGTTATTGCGGAGCAGTAGCTTACATACCTAATCAATAGCAACAGGTGCGATGCAAGCGAAGaggcatggggtggggagggcagaggaaaagcAAGCAGACAAAGTCAGGCGTCCGTTCTCAACAGTCAAATAGTTGTGTACATAACGGCCAGCTGAAATTGGAGcagttaagaacctaagaagagcctgctggatcaggccagcaagcCCCATCATGTCTGGCGTCCTGttcgtagctgtcaactttccccctttttaagggaaattcccttattcgaaataggattcctcgcaagaaaagggaaaagttgacagctatgagtctgTTCTCAATAGTGGCCAACTAGATCCCTGTGCGAAGTTCAGGGGCAAGACGATCCTGATTGAGCTGGTCTTTTAGCAGAGCTGATAAAATGGGCCTGGGTCTTGGAGCTACTCTTAAGCTAAACTTGAAGGAATTGACTTTGCCTTCCACTGCACCTACTGCAACAGCCTGATGGAACAGCTGCTGCTGAGGGACACTTGAAAGAAACAGTTGGGAGCCCCTGTTGAGAGTTGATTCATTTTTTCATGTGTAATCGTTATTTTACAAAAATGTTCATACACTGAGTCAATAAAACAGTTCACTTAGGTATAGAAATATGAGAGGCATTTTTGGAAGCATTTTTTACCATTTTTCAAATTAAAGAAATTTGAGAAGATGGAAAACTCTAGTGTACTCCTTTGAAATAACAAGCTCCTCAGAGTAGTTTCTgatatttattaattatatttataaaCTGTCCATCCAAGGCCTCTGGAGCAGTTACATAGAGAGAAGCACAAGAATTGTAATATGATTTCTGTGTAACATAAACATGTACAACTTGAATCCAGAGATtgggttttcttgttttctggtacagtggtgcctcgcaagacgaaattaattcgttccgcaagttttttcttcttgcgagtttttcgttttgcgatgcacggtttcccataggaatgcatagaaaatcaattaatgcgttccaagggaaaccgccttcagaccaggtccggggacagtctctcccccgacctcttctgaaggctgggggggggggggacaagggcttctgaaggctgggggggctgggggggaacaagggcttcgctgccgacccccagcattttaaaatctcaccgggacacggggagattttaaaatgctgggggtcggcagcgaacgcttcgctgatcccgggatggcaggcagatctgcaccgccatccaaagcggggcgggacttagcaccccgctcgggatggtggcgcagatctgcctgcagtcccgggacggcagacagctctgcgctggcatccagagcggggcgggacttagcgccccgctcgggatggcggcgcagatctgcctgcagtcccgggacggcagacagctctgcgctggcatccagagcggggcgggacttagcaccccgctcgggatggtggcgcagatctgcctgcagtcccgggacggcagacagctctgcgccgccatcccgagcggggcgggacttagcaccccgctcgggatggtggcgcagatctgcctgcagtcccgggacggcagacagctctgcgctggcatccagagcggggcgggacttagcgccccgctcgggatggcggcacagatctgcctgcagtcccgggacggcagacagctctgcgccgccatcccgagcggggcgggacttagcaccccgctcgggatggtggcgcagatctgcctgcagtcccgggacggcagacagctctgcgccgccatcccgagcggggcgggacttagcaccccgctcgggatggtggcgcagatctgcctgcagtcccgggacggcagacagctctgcgctggcatccagagcggggcgggacttagcgccccactcgggatggcggcacagatctgcctgcagtcccgggacggcagacagctctgcgccgccatcccgagcggggcgggacttagcaccccgctcgggatggtggcgcagatctgcctgcaatcccgcgactgcaggcagctttgcgcggccatctggagcggggcgggacttctctgctgtcccggggagattttaaaatgctgggggtcggcagcgaacgcttcgctcccgcccaccagcattttaagatcgcccggggcagcggagaagtctccgctgtcccgggaaggcaggcgggggggagcaaagacttttgccccccgccggccttcagaagaggtccaggacctcttctgaaggccggctgtgggcgaaagtctttgctcccgaccgccagcaatttaaaacaggtccccggagatttccctatgggctttcgtcttgcgaagcaagcccatagggaaattcgtcttgcgggttttccgtcttgcgaggcattcgtattgcggggtaccactgtatttgatatgTGGTCAGGAGAAGAAACTAGCAGTATTGCCTAAAGTTACTATACAGCAGGATTGTGtcttacatgggggttacgttggggtttttttgcggggggtaGTGTGTAAAGCTGAAATTGCTTATAGTCAAAACAACCCCCGGAACTGTCTCTGCATGGGCAATTTTATCTTCCAGTCAGTGTGAGATCTCTTGGGGCCAGAGTGATGGCCTTCATAGCCCATGCAAGAGtttcccagagcccagtaagtgAGAcaaagagcttaaaagctctttccatgcCAAAGAGTtcttaagctctctgccttgcatgcatttaatttgtgcagTTGCAGCTAGCTGGGTGTATAGCTGAGATGGAATCCATAAAAGTTGTGGGCCTACTGTAAACTCCCACCCTGCCCTGGTATAGGTATGTTTGGCACTTCAGCATACAGTAGGCTGCTGCTCCATCACTAGCACTAGATATATTGATAATTAGTTTTTGAATAACACTTAAGGCATTTCTAcctttaaaatgaataaatttgaGAAACAGCGCACTGTTACGTTACGTTAAGTTCCCATGGTGACAAATTTTATGGAAGTGTTACATCTCTTGCTCAACAGGTACAGCACACACCCTACCCACAGAAGGTCCCATCATTGGTTCCCTCTACTTCTAGTTAGAAAGCTATTGGGCAACTGTACTTGAAAAGGTTACATGAGACTTTGAAACCTGCTTCTAATCAGAATAGAtgaatggaccagtggtctaacATTATAAAGTAGATTCATATTTTTATATTcctcttatttattcattttttgttGTGAGCCTTTTGAAGACGTATGCACAATAAATGGCTAGCAAGTCTAATAAATAATATCTACCTTTCcctagagggacgtgggtggcactgtgggtcaaaccacagagcctaggacttgccaatcagaaggtcagcggttcaaatccctgtgatggggtgagctctcgttgctcggtccctgcttctgccaacctagcagtttgaaagcacgtcaaagtgcaagtagataaataggtaccgctccagcgggaaggtaaacggcgtttccgtgcgctgctctggttcgccagaagcggcttagtcatgctggccacatgacccggaagctgtacaccggctccctcggccagtaaagcgagatgagtgccacaaccccagagtcggccacga
This region includes:
- the YARS2 gene encoding tyrosine--tRNA ligase, mitochondrial: MAAPALRAGRRWLFGLRAASPRLQAPGGRRQSHDQRPRAPAKGLLAAQLERGLFQEIFPPQAAEEQLPGLLEAGRLPVTAYCGFDPTADSLHVGHLLAVQGLLHFQRAGHNVVALVGGATARLGDPSGRAEEREVLPEERARENAASLRRGLQRLFDNHRELFWSGEGTRLGRAAVLDNASWLEREPVVGFLCAVGGHLRMGTLLSRQSCKARLSSPAGMGLAEFLYPALQAYDFLHLHRHHGCRIQLGGADQMGNIMSGHDLVSKVTGEDVFGITVPLVTSTTGDKLGKSAGNAVWLNRNRTSPFELYQYFVRQPDSAVKRYLKLFTFLPLPEIQHIMEMHAKEPEKWGPQKRLAAEVTKLVHGKAGLESAKRCTRALYYSDIAALETMSDQELQELFREAPYVELMLEPGTTVLDLCRKANAIVDGPRGYRDITSGGVSINHIKVTDPDAVLVLGQHILNNGLSLLRIGKRNYYVVKWLQLSREEQKC